One window of Daphnia carinata strain CSIRO-1 chromosome 7, CSIRO_AGI_Dcar_HiC_V3, whole genome shotgun sequence genomic DNA carries:
- the LOC130698682 gene encoding histone-lysine N-methyltransferase EZH2-like, whose amino-acid sequence MAPREVKFTKNRIGGVTLFIDGFKYRINRRSGNTVYWRCFHRWCHANAVVENGKLKSSCGEHICQHQTLNGSALSRPGRHRQLPQQQQTPSAVIQQTAVQLQQRPTTSSSLPVQQIAKGPTVKMATRAAQGSATQTLTRNANKAKTALRSQKPSTNNNMVVRRKSKATEEDNKTNASVQHSQQQPPAPTDSPESNSVPDSSPKQNEAPKYKISAEWKRRVKSEYMRIRQSRRYKRADEIRAAWSDNRKNVTERVAANQKKWEVSKAFWACSQEWPAHSQCMKKVKPEHGMGVNTDQKVVPVKIINAVAPVPTMYTWAGLQQNFMVEDETVLHNIPYMGDDVLDQEGTFIEELIKNYDGKVHGDREGGVIDDDVFVELVTALVPFCEEDEKSEPSSLKAVKAEKPDEDARCEAVTVANDKPAGTSGSISAKDLPNIIVFQAIASVFPDKGTPEEFRERYMELTERVDPVALGSECTPNIDGLKALSVQREQAMHSFHTLFCRRCFKYDCFLHQTQGAVPRRGLQSYHPGPNSQKRKCNDLKLPKQPCGPQCYMYLEGLLERLAAQAAKEGDEVDGQPLKIRKTLSLDSGNEASSEDSNDSSVKVENGGDGNSSGAIKDEKEIECAMEVVVESHNPPESVAPKIAKASNASTPASSNENSNSSSSLVPERKNSLNEKAGPSRESKSNESGTSTPLAQAPPAQELNPLKGIDPELQAIWTPAEQTLFRAVHPIFLNNYCAIAQSILSKTCQQVYRFAQQEAADLPALEAEKEATPPRKKKKKLRLWSVHCRKIQLKKDASSNHVHNFTPCDHPGQPCDSNCPCVNAQNFCEKFCQCSSDCQNRFPGCRCKAQCNTKQCPCFLAVRECDPDLCGTCGADHHDVTKITCKNVSVQRGLRKHLLMAPSDVAGWGIFLKETVQKNEFISEYCGEIISQDEADRRGKVYDKYMCSFLFNLNNDFVVDATRKGNKIRFANHSINPNCYAKVMMVNGDHRIGIFAKRFIHSGEELFFDYRYGPTEQLKFVGIEREAEFL is encoded by the exons ATGGCGCCTCGTGAAGTGAAGTTTACAAAAAATCGTATTGGTGGAGTGACATTATTCATCGATGGATTCAAATACCGAATTAATCGTCGTTCAGGCAACACCGTTTATTGGCGGTGTTTCCACCGATGGTGTCATGCCAATGCAGTGGTCGAAAATGGTAAACTGAAATCATCTTGTGGTGAACACATATGCCAACATCAAACACTCAACGGCAGCGCCCTTTCTAGACCGGGACGCCACCGCCAGTTGCCACAACAGCAGCAGACGCCATCAGCAGTCATTCAGCAGACGGCGGTTCAACTTCAGCAGCGACCGACAACCTCCTCGTCGTTGCCTGTCCAACAGATCGCCAAAGGTCCCACTGTCAAAATGGCCACACGTGCAGCTCAAGGTTCGGCTACTCAGACCTTAACCAGAAATGCCAACAAGGCCAAAACAGCACTCAGATCTCAGAAACCTTCTACCAACAATAATATGGTCGTTCGTCGCAAATCCAAGGCCACAGAGGAggataacaaaacaaacgctTCAGTGCAGCATAGTCAGCAACAACCACCGGCGCCCACCGATTCGCCTGAGTCTAACAGTGTTCCAGATTCGTCTCCTAAACAG aatgAAGCACCCAAGTACAAGATATCGGCCGAGTGGAAACGGCGAGTGAAATCCGAGTACATGCGGATCCGCCAATCTCGTCGTTATAAACGGGCCGATGAGATCCGTGCAGCTTGGTCCGATAACAGAAAGAATGTCACTG AGAGAGTGGCTGCCAACCAGAAGAAATGGGAGGTGAGCAAAGCATTCTGGGCGTGCAGCCAAGAATGGCCAGCTCACAGTCAGTGCATGAAAAAAGTCAAACCTGAACATGGAATGGGAGTCAACACAGATCAGAAAGTAGTGCCTGTTAAAATCATTAATGCAGTTGCACCTGTACCCACCATGTACACTTGGGCTGGGCTTCAACAGAATTTCATG GTCGAGGATGAAACAGTTCTTCACAACATCCCTTACATGGGAGATGATGTGTTGGACCAGGAAGGAACGTTTATCGAAGAACTGATCAAAAACTATGACGGGAAAGTTCACGGAGACCGCGAAGGGGGCGTCATCGATGACGACGTCTTCGTGGAACTAGTCACTGCCTTAGTCCCCTTTTGCGAAGAGGATGAGAAATCCGAACCTAGCAGTTTAAAAGCTGTCAAAGCAGAGAAACCAGACGAAGATGCTCGGTGCGAGGCCGTGACAGTGGCCAATGACAAGCCAGCTGGCACCTCTGGCTCTATATCAGCGAAAGATCTCCCTAATATCATCGTCTTTCAAGCAATTGCCTCTGTATTTCCTGACAAGGGAACACCCGAAGAATTTCGAGAAAG GTATATGGAACTTACAGAACGAGTTGATCCAGTTGCCTTGGGTAGCGAGTGTACTCCAAATATTGACGGTCTGAAAGCCCTGTCTGTACAAAGAGAACAAGCAATGCATTCGTTTCATACCTTGTTCTGTCGCCGGTGCTTTAAATACGACTGTTTTCTTCATC AAACTCAAGGAGCTGTGCCTCGTCGAG GTCTTCAGTCATACCACCCTGGGCCCAACAGTCAAAAGAGAAAGTGTAACGATCTCAAACTTCCTAAGCAGCCGTGTGGACCACAATGCTACATGTATCTG GAAGGTCTACTGGAGAGATTGGCAGCACAAGCGGCAAAAGAAGGTGATGAAGTAGACGGGCAGCCCCTTAAAATTCGGAAGACTCTTTCTCTGGATTCGGGTAATGAGGCTTCATCTGAGGATAGCAATGATAGTAGCGTCAAAGTTGAGAATGGCGGCGACGGAAATTCGTCGGGAGCTATCAAAGAtgagaaagaaatagaat gtGCAATGGAAGTCGTCGTTGAGAGCCATAACCCACCAGAATCTGTTGCTCCTAAAATTGCTAAGGCGAGTAACGCGTCAACTCCAGCTAGCTCCAATGAAAACTCGAATAGTTCTTCGAGTTTGGTACCTGAACGCAAGAATAGCCTTAATGAGAAGGCAGGGCCGTCGag GGAAAGTAAATCAAATGAATCTGGCACAAGCACGCCCCTTGCCCAAGCACCACCTGCTCAAGAGCTGAATCCTCTAAAAGGCATCGACCCGGAGTTACAAGCTATTTGGACACCTGCGGAACAAACCCTGTTTAGAGCAGTGCATCCGATTTTTCTCAACAATTATTGCGCTATTGCCCAGTCTATTCTTAGCAAAACATGTCAGCAG GTTTATCGCTTTGCTCAGCAAGAAGCCGCCGATTTACCGGCCCTCGAAGCCGAGAAGGAAGCTACCCCACcgcgcaaaaagaaaaagaagctaaGACTCTGGTCCGTTCACTGCCGTAAAATCCAGCTTAAGAAAGATGCCTCATCAAATCACGTCCACAACTTTACTCCATGCGACCATCCCGGTCAGCCATGCGATTCCAACTGCCCGTGTGTAAATGCACAAAATTTCTGCGAGAAATTCTGCCAGTGCAGCTCGGATT GCCAAAACAGGTTTCCAGGTTGTCGATGCAAAGCTCAATGCAATACCAAACAGTGCCCCTGTTTCTTGGCCGTTCGTGAATGTGACCCAGACCTGTGCGGTACTTGTGGGGCGGATCACCATGATGTTACCAAAATTACCTGCAAGAACGTCAGCGTTCAACGGGGATTGC gGAAGCATCTCTTAATGGCCCCCTCCGACGTGGCTGGTTGGggaatatttttgaaagaaacggTTCAGAAGAATGAATTCATTTCAGAATACTGCGGCGAAATTATCTCGCAAGATGAAGCCGATCGAAGAGGAAAAGTGTACGACAAATACATGTGCTCCTTTTTGTTCAACCTCAataatg ACTTTGTTGTTGACGCCACCAGAAAAGGCAACAAGATACGCTTTGCCAATCATTCGATCAACCCCAACTGTTACGCCAAAGTCATGATGGTTAACGGTGATCACCGAATCGGTATCTTCGCCAAAAGGTTCATTCACTCTGGAGAGGAGCTATTCTTTGATTACAG GTATGGACCTACAGAGCAACTGAAATTTGTTGGCATTGAAAGAGAAGCGGAATTCCTATAA